One genomic segment of Arachis duranensis cultivar V14167 chromosome 4, aradu.V14167.gnm2.J7QH, whole genome shotgun sequence includes these proteins:
- the LOC107483513 gene encoding uncharacterized protein LOC107483513 → MADPANDFAHFGISVMEKDKLVGEVVRFMLFKTHQNSGCPVKREELTQLVTKTYHQRNLPAYVINEAKNKLSSIFGYEMRELQRILPSSKSNARFSQSNVADSKSYILVSQLEPQVYEKYVVDVNAAHLSGFTFVIISIVYLAGGKITEEVLWSQMRRMGLSEDEGKHPVLGNIKQTLELLVLQRYLQKDKVNGPEGTTIYYELAERALDEPINKKIKEYVAQIVKKDNIS, encoded by the exons ATGGCAGATCCCGCCAATGACTTCGCTCATTTCGGCATTTCCGTCATG GAAAAGGACAAGCTTGTAGGAGAAGTAGTGCGGTTCATGCTTTTCAAAACTCATCAGAACTCTGGTTGCCCTGTTAAGAGGGAAGAACTCACTCAACTCGTGACCAAGACCTACCATCAGCGTAACCTTCCAGCTTACGTCATCAATGAGGCCAAAAACAAGCTTTCTTCTATCTTTGGCTATGAAATGAGGGAGCTTCAGAGAATCCTCCCTTCCTCCAAGTCCAATGCACGcttctcccaatcaa ATGTTGCGGATTCAAAATCATATATTCTTGTTAGTCAACTGGAGCCTCaagtatatgaaaaatatgttGTAGATGTGAATGCTGCACATCTTTCTGGTTTCACTTTTGTCATAATTAGTATTGTTTATCTTGCTGGTGGAAAAATTACAGAAG AAGTTTTATGGAGCCAAATGAGAAGGATGGGTTTGAGTGAAGACGAAGGAAAACATCCTGTACTGGGAAACATTAAGCAAACACTGGAACTGCTTGTTCTGCAAAG GTATTTACAGAAGGACAAAGTGAATGGTCCTGAAGGCACTACTATTTATTACGAGCTTGCTGAGAGAGCTTTGGATGAACCAATTAACAAGAAGATCAAGGAATATGTAGCTCAG ATCGTCAAGAAGGACAATATTTCATAG
- the LOC107483506 gene encoding major allergen Pru ar 1, whose protein sequence is MDPLTISDEVTSSVEAKRMFKALIIDAQNLIPKLMPQAIKNIQLVQGDGGPGSIQELTIVQGSETKHLKHRIDAIDKENLTYSYSVIEGDKAESVSYDIKFEPTPEGGCKSKSVSKFYPKQGVEIKEEDIKASKEESLAVFKVVEAYLVANPEAYA, encoded by the exons ATGGATCCTCTGACAATTAGTGATGAGGTGACTAGCAGTGTGGAAGCAAAGAGAATGTTCAAGGCTTtgatcattgatgctcagaatcTCATTCCCAAGCTCATGCCTCAGGCTATTAAGAACATTCAACTTGTTCAGGGCGATGGTGGCCCAGGATCTATTCAGGAGTTAACCATTGTTCAAG GTTCTGAAACCAAACACTTGAAGCATAGAATTGATGCAATAGACAAAGAGAATCTCACATACAGCTACAGTGTGATTGAGGGGGACAAGGCTGAATCAGTGTCATATGACATAAAATTTGAGCCTACTCCTGAAGGTGGTTGCAAGTCCAAGAGTGTGAGCAAGTTTTATCCCAAACAAGGTGTTGAGATCAAAGAGGAAGATATCAAGGCTTCTAAAGAGGAATCTTTGGCTGTCTTTAAGGTTGTTGAAGCCTATCTTGTTGCTAACCCCGAGGCATATGCTTGA
- the LOC107483508 gene encoding major allergen Pru ar 1, translating into MVVYTDNDEYTSPISPTRLFKALVVDSHNLIPKLLPQAVAGIQLIHGDGGTGSIRQINFLEGGEVKSVKNRVDEINEETLTYSYTAIEGDALKDKFASIAYEAKFEAAPNGGSINKMTTKYYTKGDVEITQDEIKIGKERVLAIYKVVEAYLLQNPHVYA; encoded by the exons ATGGTTGTATATACTGACAATGATGAGTACACATCTCCAATCTCTCCAACGAGGTTGTTCAAGGCCTTGGTGGTTGATTCTCACAACCTCATTCCAAAACTCCTGCCACAGGCTGTCGCCGGCATCCAGCTCATTCACGGCGACGGCGGCACTGGAAGCATAAGGCAGATTAACTTTCTTGAAG GTGGGGAAGTGAAAAGTGTTAAGAACAGGGTTGATGAGATAAACGAGGAGACGTTAACTTACAGTTACACTGCAATAGAAGGTGATGCATTGAAGGACAAGTTTGCATCAATTGCTTATGAGGCTAAGTTTGAGGCAGCACCAAATGGTGGCAGCATTAATAAGATGACAACAAAGTATTATACTAAAGGTGATGTTGAGATCACTCAAGACGAAATTAAGATTGGGAAGGAGAGGGTGTTGGCCATTTACAAAGTTGTGGAAGcatatcttcttcaaaatcCTCATGTTTATgcttga